The genome window ttggtgaacacgaatcaatagattaaatgtcgtgactaaaACACAAAacgccgtgagactgggttggcatatgtgtgtattttttttaaaagacacaAATGATGAAAATAACTAGACAGCAATCAGTAATCTCTGCAGCACTTTTATTACAGATCATTTAGGGATATGATGACGGTCATATAATCTGCCGTTTGAACATTTGAAgaacagtgaaatatttgatgtTGATTCCATACGTCACAGTGTTTTTTGATTAATTACAGGAAAAACAAAGCAGAAAAAGTACGATTTTTTAGCATTTTTCATCAGCATTGTTATTAGCAATGGTAGAGCTTGTTGATCCTCACGATGTCCCCGCGGGACAGGCCCCTCCTCTGGCCGATCTGGACGTTGGGGTTTGGGATGGGGGTCATGGAGTCCTTTCCCCACTGGATGGAGAAGGCTGTTCTTCCATAGTGCATGATGGAGCTGTAGTCGTAGGGGGTGTTCAGGTTGTCGGTGTCGTGCCTTTCGAAGTTGTAGGCCATCTGCGGGTTGATGTTCTGCCAGTTGATCCTGACGTATGAGTCGCGGTCGCTCCTGGTCTGTTCGTGATGGAAGCCCAGAGCGTGGTTGATCTCGTGCTGGACGGTGCCGTGGTGGACGCAGCCCTGCCTGTTCAGAGAGAGCACCTGTCTGCCTCCTGTTCTGCCCATAGAGGAGTAACATCCTCCCTTGTTCTCAATGCTGATGTAGTCG of Pseudochaenichthys georgianus chromosome 3, fPseGeo1.2, whole genome shotgun sequence contains these proteins:
- the LOC117463980 gene encoding high choriolytic enzyme 1-like, encoding MTPSASLLLLLLLGLSQALPLQEEGIEEDEEEEVDEEDTVDITTRIFTSNNATDEILLEGDLLAPKTRNAMKCWSQSCLWKKGSRGLVTVPFTTSSQFTSSERQTITNAMNTFHSKTCLRFVPRQNQYDYISIENKGGCYSSMGRTGGRQVLSLNRQGCVHHGTVQHEINHALGFHHEQTRSDRDSYVRINWQNINPQMAYNFERHDTDNLNTPYDYSSIMHYGRTAFSIQWGKDSMTPIPNPNVQIGQRRGLSRGDIVRINKLYHC